A single region of the Liolophura sinensis isolate JHLJ2023 chromosome 9, CUHK_Ljap_v2, whole genome shotgun sequence genome encodes:
- the LOC135475136 gene encoding zinc finger protein 341-like isoform X2 produces MAQTIFDALAGGVSVDNQAALVVQSLLDSQNVAEATQQEEEDLFQCGKCKKQFTSLPSFISHKQGRCTPPATLRPVPQQTVVSTNPTAFTTTIQQQRQTVQTLNAVAPSTLTQLTPGMVLSEDIMAFTSIDPNLQTQTIQMTFPTAQQATTVQGNPFLSQVGALTPRGSSANSVTIYSPVTSTTFSSNGSAFTSAVPANQIQVQAHHQQVTLSPLDKSPQPKTSPTKAGRKTAQSLNQQILSGTDMEVSPQQKSKKGKSATGQENNEEIRKKLRCQYCNKLFNKNFDLQQHVRCHTGEKPFQCIVCGRAFAQKSNVKKHMTTHKVWPAGTASTLPKPTKLVELVEDIESGITQCNSTMAGDGQEPDHSLQPVRELNIGSTTDANGQMNVSVDNSYLCQYCPEKFKTYFQLKSHMVLHKDEQVYKCVLKTCGSMFKSLDMFLEHIKTHEDGMSYRCHLCNKTFPSLYELGVHQYSHSLYPSQTRLSAPRYYQCTKCLNKYSSPEALDHHLSTASHHYPCPTCMKVFTCERYLRRHLSTHGTVGQFECQVCFKRFKAENYLKMHSLIHSGAKPFQCEQCNAAFNRKDKLKRHMLIHVTVKKYKCPFKSLTGCEMEFNRPDKLKAHIISHSGIKPFKCRECGKSFCRKPSLLEHERSHRSDFRFRCEKCGKGFFRPKLFHGHKCNPITDKDGTLIVPTPRARSRRKIGRPRKRMITVTADSQKSTSTMITRRRGRPTRREGGERLGMETEATPAEQPPVASSSRDSAPLATLSSGPSSGLPVAPPNNTASPTDTIKLQPVFPQPQRVVTVTSSDQSTDTTHTHVTSQSQDTAAVHEGQVKDTTVEVSFAGMEFTRTAAAPHLTTSAGYVVQLQSCDITGGSSVDEANQSESTIVTMSAPSVISPNMSHQSIISPATQQLLQPAVIGQVELVDLSNAQVVSTSEGQGVEIEITNSSNTSGVDLVAEEQHITVEEHMPAGVNSQGMHTFIVEDPTPGVDGVQVRRQVVFATPGSAAGEMVTCVAEITEDGDLETHQGRQIQHYVSETDPVLQGTESLLKASEDILRSMEEQ; encoded by the exons ATGGCCCAAACCATATTTGATGCACTAGCAG GGGGAGTGTCAGTGGATAACCAGGCAGCTCTTGTGGTTCAGTCCCTTCTTGACTCACAAAATGTGGCCGAGGCGACCCAACAAG AAGAAGAAGACCTGTTCCAGTGTGGGAAGTGCAAGAAGCAGTTTACCTCTCTGCCGTCCTTCATTTCTCACAAACAAGGGCGCTGTACTCCACCAGCCACCCTGAGACCTGTGCCTCAGCAGACTGTTGTCAGTACCAACCCCACAGCCTTTACCACCACCATACAACAACAAAGACAG ACTGTTCAGACACTGAATGCTGTTGCCCCGTCCACCCTCACTCAACTCACCCCAGGGATGGTGCTTAGTGAAGACATCATGGCTTTTACAAGCATTGACCCTAACCTTCAAACCCAGACTATACAAATG ACTTTCCCGACAGCGCAGCAGGCTACAACTGTACAGGGCAACCCCTTCCTGTCTCAAGTGGGTGCCCTCACCCCAAGGGGTTCATCTGCCAACAGCGTCACCATTTACAGCCCAGTTACCTCGACAACCTTCTCCTCAAATGGCTCGGCTTTTACAAGTGCTGTGCCAGCCAATCAGATTCAAGTCCAGGCCCATCACCAGCAAGTTACTTTATCCCCACTGGACAAGTCACCACAGCCTAAAACTAGCCCAACTAAAGCAG GGAGGAAGACAGCCCAGTCTCTGAATCAGCAGATTCTCAGTGGCACAGATATGGAGGTGAGCCCTCAGCAGAAATCTAAGAAGGGGAAGTCTGCAACGGGGCAGGAAAATAATGAGGAGATAAGGAAGAAATTACGCTGTCAATACTGTAATAAGCTGTTCAACAAAAACTTTGATCTGCAACAGCATGTGCGCTGCCACACAGGAGAGAAGCCCTTTCAGTGCATTGTCTGTGGTCGAGCCTTTGCCCAAAAGTCCAATGTCAAGAAGCACATGACCACGCATAAG GTGTGGCCAGCAGGAACCGCCTCTACCCTACCTAAACCTACAAAGCTGGTAGAGTTAGTGGAGGACATAGAGTCAGGGATTACACAGTGTAACAGCACTATGGCAGGTGATGGACAGGAGCCTGACCATAGCCTTCAGCCAGTCAGAGAA TTGAATATTGGGTCAACAACAGATGCTAACGGTCAGATGAACGTCAGTGTGGATAACTCTTACCTGTGTCAGTACTGCCCGGAGAAGTTCAAAACCTACTTTCAGCTCAAGTCACATATGGTCTTACACAAAGATGAACAG GTGTACAAATGTGTGCTGAAGACATGTGGTTCCATGTTCAAAAGTCTGGACATGTTCTTAGAGCACATCAAGACCCACGAGGATGGCATGTCTTACAGATGTCACCTGTGTAATAAAACCTTCCCGTCCCTATATGAGCTAGGGGTCCACCAGTACTCCCACAGTCTCTACCCCAGCCAAACCAGGCTCTCTGCACCAAG ATATTACCAGTGTACGAAATGTCTGAACAAGTATTCCAGTCCTGAAGCTTTGGACCATCACCTGTCCACAGCCTCTCATCACTACCCGTGCCCCACCTGTATGAAAGTGTTTACCTGTGAACGATACCTCAGGAGACACCTGTCCACTCATGGCACTGTcg GTCAGTTTGAGTGTCAGGTGTGCTTCAAGCGATTTAAGGCTGAAAATTATCTCAAGATGCATTCCCTGATCCACTCTGGTGCGAAACCCTTCCAGTGTGAACAGTGCAACGCTGCCTTCAACAGGAAAGACAAACTTAAGCGGCACATGCTGATCCATGTCACCGTCAAGAAGTACAAATGTCCATTCAAAAGCCTTACAG GTTGTGAGATGGAGTTCAATCGTCCCGACAAGTTGAAGGCTCACATTATCTCCCACAGTGGTATAAAACCTTTCAAGTGTCGCGAGTGTGGCAAATCTTTCTGTCGCAAACCCTCCCTGCTGGAACATGAGAGAAGTCATCGGTCAGACTTCAGGTTCCGCTGTGAGAAATGTGGCAAAGGCTTTTTCAGGCCTAAGCTGTTCCATGGACATAAATGTAACCCTATAACAGACAAAGACGGAACGCTTATTGTCCCCACACCCCGAGCGCGGAGTCGCCGGAAAATTGGGAGGCCACGGAAAAGAATGATCACTGTGACGGCTGATAGTCAAAAGTCAACAAGCACGATGATAACTCGTCGACGTGGCCGACCCACACGGCGAGAAGGCGGGGAGAGGCTGGGCATGGAGACAGAGGCGACGCCAGCAGAGCAGCCACCTGTGGCTTCCTCATCTAGAGATTCAGCTCCTCTAGCCACATTGAGTTCTGGCCCATCTTCAGGGTTACCTGTGGCTCCTCCCAACAATACAGCCTCTCCCACTGACACGATAAAGCTACAACCTGTGTTTCCCCAGCCTCAGAGAGTTGTCACGGTGACAAGCAGTGACCAGTCAACAGacactacacatacacatgttacGTCACAGTCACAAGACACAGCAGCGGTGCATGAAGGTCAGGTCAAGGACACAACTGTGGAGGTGTCCTTTGCTGGGATGGAGTTCACTCGCACTGCTGCAGCTCCTCATTTGACTACCTCAGCGGGTTATGTGGTGCAGCTGCAGTCGTGTGACATCACAGGAGGCAGCTCTGTGGATGAAGCTAATCAGTCAGAGTCCACCATCGTCACCATGTCAGCCCcctcagttatctcccctaatATGTCCCACCAGTCCATCATTTCCCCTGCAACTCAGCAGTTGCTGCAGCCTGCTGTGATTGGTCAAGTGGAGCTGGTGGATTTGTCAAATGCACAAGTTGTTTCCACCTCAGAGGGGCAGGGGGTGGAAATAGAGATCACTAATTCGTCAAATACGTCTGGGGTAGACTTGGTTGCAGAGGAGCAGCACATCACAGTAGAGGAGCACATGCCTGCAGGCGTCAACTCTCAGGGCATGCACACCTTCATCGTAGAGGACCCCACACCTGGGGTAGACGGGGTACAGGTGAGGCGTCAGGTGGTGTTTGCTACCCCGGGGTCTGCGGCCGGGGAAATGGTTACCTGTGTGGCTGAGATCACAGAGGATGGGGACCTGGAGACTCATCAGGGCAGACAAATCCAGCACTACGTCTCTGAGACTGACCCTGTGCTGCAGGGCacagaaagtctgctgaaaGCCTCAGAGGACATCCTGCGATCTATGGAGGAACAGTGA
- the LOC135475136 gene encoding zinc finger protein 341-like isoform X1: MAQTIFDALAGGVSVDNQAALVVQSLLDSQNVAEATQQAEEEDLFQCGKCKKQFTSLPSFISHKQGRCTPPATLRPVPQQTVVSTNPTAFTTTIQQQRQTVQTLNAVAPSTLTQLTPGMVLSEDIMAFTSIDPNLQTQTIQMTFPTAQQATTVQGNPFLSQVGALTPRGSSANSVTIYSPVTSTTFSSNGSAFTSAVPANQIQVQAHHQQVTLSPLDKSPQPKTSPTKAGRKTAQSLNQQILSGTDMEVSPQQKSKKGKSATGQENNEEIRKKLRCQYCNKLFNKNFDLQQHVRCHTGEKPFQCIVCGRAFAQKSNVKKHMTTHKVWPAGTASTLPKPTKLVELVEDIESGITQCNSTMAGDGQEPDHSLQPVRELNIGSTTDANGQMNVSVDNSYLCQYCPEKFKTYFQLKSHMVLHKDEQVYKCVLKTCGSMFKSLDMFLEHIKTHEDGMSYRCHLCNKTFPSLYELGVHQYSHSLYPSQTRLSAPRYYQCTKCLNKYSSPEALDHHLSTASHHYPCPTCMKVFTCERYLRRHLSTHGTVGQFECQVCFKRFKAENYLKMHSLIHSGAKPFQCEQCNAAFNRKDKLKRHMLIHVTVKKYKCPFKSLTGCEMEFNRPDKLKAHIISHSGIKPFKCRECGKSFCRKPSLLEHERSHRSDFRFRCEKCGKGFFRPKLFHGHKCNPITDKDGTLIVPTPRARSRRKIGRPRKRMITVTADSQKSTSTMITRRRGRPTRREGGERLGMETEATPAEQPPVASSSRDSAPLATLSSGPSSGLPVAPPNNTASPTDTIKLQPVFPQPQRVVTVTSSDQSTDTTHTHVTSQSQDTAAVHEGQVKDTTVEVSFAGMEFTRTAAAPHLTTSAGYVVQLQSCDITGGSSVDEANQSESTIVTMSAPSVISPNMSHQSIISPATQQLLQPAVIGQVELVDLSNAQVVSTSEGQGVEIEITNSSNTSGVDLVAEEQHITVEEHMPAGVNSQGMHTFIVEDPTPGVDGVQVRRQVVFATPGSAAGEMVTCVAEITEDGDLETHQGRQIQHYVSETDPVLQGTESLLKASEDILRSMEEQ; encoded by the exons ATGGCCCAAACCATATTTGATGCACTAGCAG GGGGAGTGTCAGTGGATAACCAGGCAGCTCTTGTGGTTCAGTCCCTTCTTGACTCACAAAATGTGGCCGAGGCGACCCAACAAG CAGAAGAAGAAGACCTGTTCCAGTGTGGGAAGTGCAAGAAGCAGTTTACCTCTCTGCCGTCCTTCATTTCTCACAAACAAGGGCGCTGTACTCCACCAGCCACCCTGAGACCTGTGCCTCAGCAGACTGTTGTCAGTACCAACCCCACAGCCTTTACCACCACCATACAACAACAAAGACAG ACTGTTCAGACACTGAATGCTGTTGCCCCGTCCACCCTCACTCAACTCACCCCAGGGATGGTGCTTAGTGAAGACATCATGGCTTTTACAAGCATTGACCCTAACCTTCAAACCCAGACTATACAAATG ACTTTCCCGACAGCGCAGCAGGCTACAACTGTACAGGGCAACCCCTTCCTGTCTCAAGTGGGTGCCCTCACCCCAAGGGGTTCATCTGCCAACAGCGTCACCATTTACAGCCCAGTTACCTCGACAACCTTCTCCTCAAATGGCTCGGCTTTTACAAGTGCTGTGCCAGCCAATCAGATTCAAGTCCAGGCCCATCACCAGCAAGTTACTTTATCCCCACTGGACAAGTCACCACAGCCTAAAACTAGCCCAACTAAAGCAG GGAGGAAGACAGCCCAGTCTCTGAATCAGCAGATTCTCAGTGGCACAGATATGGAGGTGAGCCCTCAGCAGAAATCTAAGAAGGGGAAGTCTGCAACGGGGCAGGAAAATAATGAGGAGATAAGGAAGAAATTACGCTGTCAATACTGTAATAAGCTGTTCAACAAAAACTTTGATCTGCAACAGCATGTGCGCTGCCACACAGGAGAGAAGCCCTTTCAGTGCATTGTCTGTGGTCGAGCCTTTGCCCAAAAGTCCAATGTCAAGAAGCACATGACCACGCATAAG GTGTGGCCAGCAGGAACCGCCTCTACCCTACCTAAACCTACAAAGCTGGTAGAGTTAGTGGAGGACATAGAGTCAGGGATTACACAGTGTAACAGCACTATGGCAGGTGATGGACAGGAGCCTGACCATAGCCTTCAGCCAGTCAGAGAA TTGAATATTGGGTCAACAACAGATGCTAACGGTCAGATGAACGTCAGTGTGGATAACTCTTACCTGTGTCAGTACTGCCCGGAGAAGTTCAAAACCTACTTTCAGCTCAAGTCACATATGGTCTTACACAAAGATGAACAG GTGTACAAATGTGTGCTGAAGACATGTGGTTCCATGTTCAAAAGTCTGGACATGTTCTTAGAGCACATCAAGACCCACGAGGATGGCATGTCTTACAGATGTCACCTGTGTAATAAAACCTTCCCGTCCCTATATGAGCTAGGGGTCCACCAGTACTCCCACAGTCTCTACCCCAGCCAAACCAGGCTCTCTGCACCAAG ATATTACCAGTGTACGAAATGTCTGAACAAGTATTCCAGTCCTGAAGCTTTGGACCATCACCTGTCCACAGCCTCTCATCACTACCCGTGCCCCACCTGTATGAAAGTGTTTACCTGTGAACGATACCTCAGGAGACACCTGTCCACTCATGGCACTGTcg GTCAGTTTGAGTGTCAGGTGTGCTTCAAGCGATTTAAGGCTGAAAATTATCTCAAGATGCATTCCCTGATCCACTCTGGTGCGAAACCCTTCCAGTGTGAACAGTGCAACGCTGCCTTCAACAGGAAAGACAAACTTAAGCGGCACATGCTGATCCATGTCACCGTCAAGAAGTACAAATGTCCATTCAAAAGCCTTACAG GTTGTGAGATGGAGTTCAATCGTCCCGACAAGTTGAAGGCTCACATTATCTCCCACAGTGGTATAAAACCTTTCAAGTGTCGCGAGTGTGGCAAATCTTTCTGTCGCAAACCCTCCCTGCTGGAACATGAGAGAAGTCATCGGTCAGACTTCAGGTTCCGCTGTGAGAAATGTGGCAAAGGCTTTTTCAGGCCTAAGCTGTTCCATGGACATAAATGTAACCCTATAACAGACAAAGACGGAACGCTTATTGTCCCCACACCCCGAGCGCGGAGTCGCCGGAAAATTGGGAGGCCACGGAAAAGAATGATCACTGTGACGGCTGATAGTCAAAAGTCAACAAGCACGATGATAACTCGTCGACGTGGCCGACCCACACGGCGAGAAGGCGGGGAGAGGCTGGGCATGGAGACAGAGGCGACGCCAGCAGAGCAGCCACCTGTGGCTTCCTCATCTAGAGATTCAGCTCCTCTAGCCACATTGAGTTCTGGCCCATCTTCAGGGTTACCTGTGGCTCCTCCCAACAATACAGCCTCTCCCACTGACACGATAAAGCTACAACCTGTGTTTCCCCAGCCTCAGAGAGTTGTCACGGTGACAAGCAGTGACCAGTCAACAGacactacacatacacatgttacGTCACAGTCACAAGACACAGCAGCGGTGCATGAAGGTCAGGTCAAGGACACAACTGTGGAGGTGTCCTTTGCTGGGATGGAGTTCACTCGCACTGCTGCAGCTCCTCATTTGACTACCTCAGCGGGTTATGTGGTGCAGCTGCAGTCGTGTGACATCACAGGAGGCAGCTCTGTGGATGAAGCTAATCAGTCAGAGTCCACCATCGTCACCATGTCAGCCCcctcagttatctcccctaatATGTCCCACCAGTCCATCATTTCCCCTGCAACTCAGCAGTTGCTGCAGCCTGCTGTGATTGGTCAAGTGGAGCTGGTGGATTTGTCAAATGCACAAGTTGTTTCCACCTCAGAGGGGCAGGGGGTGGAAATAGAGATCACTAATTCGTCAAATACGTCTGGGGTAGACTTGGTTGCAGAGGAGCAGCACATCACAGTAGAGGAGCACATGCCTGCAGGCGTCAACTCTCAGGGCATGCACACCTTCATCGTAGAGGACCCCACACCTGGGGTAGACGGGGTACAGGTGAGGCGTCAGGTGGTGTTTGCTACCCCGGGGTCTGCGGCCGGGGAAATGGTTACCTGTGTGGCTGAGATCACAGAGGATGGGGACCTGGAGACTCATCAGGGCAGACAAATCCAGCACTACGTCTCTGAGACTGACCCTGTGCTGCAGGGCacagaaagtctgctgaaaGCCTCAGAGGACATCCTGCGATCTATGGAGGAACAGTGA